A section of the Telopea speciosissima isolate NSW1024214 ecotype Mountain lineage chromosome 3, Tspe_v1, whole genome shotgun sequence genome encodes:
- the LOC122654828 gene encoding uncharacterized protein LOC122654828 translates to MASHALQFLLSRTKPLHLSLNHQIPQTVNPSLLTFHNVVRQKTFFTQCAWNSNSVPQIDSPNPNSDSNEDREAEGFQIEKRRKSVILQDRKSRVGLVKPEPPNFEIGWKRTKEIQTEKPKGYVIADVLEKLEFLMGTEYGSEELLAKTGEIVAERAREEAEILREEGAVEERLITELFRVLKLMEMDLAMVKAAVKEETLKERLEQAKARCRQAILVAFSF, encoded by the coding sequence ATGGCTTCCCATGCTCTTCAGTTCCTCCTCTCTCGCACAAAGCCTCTTCATCTTAGTTTGAACCATCAGATCCCTCAGACCGTGAATCCTTCGCTGCTAACTTTCCATAACGTCGTCCGTCAAAAAACCTTCTTCACCCAATGTGCTTGGAATTCAAATTCAGTGCCTCAGATCGATTCGCCCAACCCGAACTCAGATTCGAACGAGGATAGAGAAGCTGAAGGCTTTCAGATAGAAAAGCGAAGAAAATCTGTGATACTTCAAGACAGAAAATCCCGAGTGGGACTGGTAAAGCCCGAGCCCCCTAATTTCGAGATTGGTTGGAAGAGAACGAAAGAGATACAAACGGAGAAGCCGAAAGGATACGTGATCGCCGACGTCTTGGAGAAGTTAGAGTTTCTGATGGGGACAGAGTATGGTTCAGAGGAGCTTCTGGCGAAAACAGGGGAAATTGTGGCGGAGAGAGCTCGAGAAGAGGCGGAGATACTGAGAGAGGAAGGAGCGGTGGAGGAGAGATTGATTACAGAGTTGTTCAGGGTTCTCAAGTTGATGGAAATGGATTTGGCAATGGTGAAGGCAGCGGTGAAGGAAGAGACACTGAAGGAGAGGCTCGAGCAAGCCAAAGCCCGATGCAGGCAAGCGATTCTCGTCGCCTTTtcgttttga